From the genome of Tsukamurella pulmonis:
GTCAGGCCCACGACAGCAGCGATGTCCCACAAGGACCATCCGGCAGCCTGGCACACGTCAACGGCTGCGCCGAACAAGGGGAGCCCTTGCGTCTGGTAGATGCTGGTCAGAGCCTCGACAGCCTTCTCTGGCAGCACATCGCGGGTGAGCCTCCGCCCCTCGGCATCGGTCACGTCGAGCAGGGAGGCCACCGTGGTCGCGGGGAACACGGTGCGGATACATCGGATGGTCCGTGCCAACTCCCGACGAGCCTCGCGGACCGCGGGACGGGCGAGCGGCCCTGCTGGTACAGCGGCGTGTGCGGCGCGAAGTTGGGCGACGGTCGGACGTGTGAACTGCTGTTTTGTCATGGTTCACGACGCTATGGGCACGGCGAGCCCCGTGGGGCGACACGCCGGTAGATTCCCACAGGATCAGGATGCGCGGAGGGGACCGACATTCGCCGGCACTACACCACCACTCGGAAACGAGAAACATTCCGGCAGTTAGTTCCTCAGGACCACAGGTACCGCATGATCCCGACGAAGTCCCGGCGAGCCTCGTCGATCCGCTGCTCCCACTCGGCCTCGCGGATCCGCCACGCCTCGTGCGCCGCCTGCTCCGCCGGGGTTAACGGGCGCATCGTGACTCGCTCGCCCACCTCAGCCTCTGGGAACAGGTCCCCAGCGGCGACGAACGCGGCCTGCTCCTCCTCGGTGTACTTCGGCATGGGCTCGGACAGGCGCGCGATGAGCTGCTGGAACTCGGCGCGGCGCTCGTCACCGATGTCGCAGATGGACCAGTCGCGGTGGTACCTCAGGCTCGCGATGGCCAGCGCGTTGAAGCTGGAGTCGAACTCATCGATCACCCAATCCAGCGCCGGATCCCGCAGGTACGACGGTGCACCGACCGCCTCCCCATAGGTCAGGTGCCGCCGGTCGAGTTCCAGCGCGAGGGGGCCGACACAGCCCGTGTAGCCGGTGAACATACCGCCCTGCTCGTGGCTCCGTCCGAACCACTTCGGGTCCCAGTCCGCGCGCAGTCGGAACTCGAGATGCAGTCGGTCCCCCAAGTCCAGCGCGAAACCCCGCGCCATCCACGAGGTCACCGCGGGGTCATGGCGGATGCCGACACCGAACTTGAGCTTGAACGTGATCACGGCGGGCCTCCTGGAGCTGACGGGAGCAAAGCCGACCAGCCTATCGCCACGGGGACCGACACCGCGAACGAGTTTCAGTGAGCCGAGACCGTGCCATGCCTCAGTTAGATGGGTCATCCTCGATTCGCGCAATGCTCCGCCTCTCCGCGTCCAAGTGACCGCCGCGAAGGTGCTGCAGAGCTTCAACTGTCGACAGCTCTGTGAGCCCTTCAGGCAGATCATCGAGATCGGCACGGGACTCGGCTGCCGACGACGACCAGATGGGTGGGGCCAGCTTCGGCCGTCATCACCTTCCTCACGCTGGTCGGCGTGAGCAACGAGTTGTCAGCCTCACCCAGCGACGCCTCGCCGATCCGGCCGCGGTGATCGCCGGCCTTCCACCCGACCGTCGGCCGCTGCCGACGGTGACCGCCTACGACCGGCTCCTTCGCCGGCGCACCGCCTCAGATGCTCCACCACCAGCAACCCCGGAAAGGCACCCATGAGCACCACCACCTCGAAATCGCAGGCCACCAAGCTGGCGCCCTCGCTGCGGCGCCGCGGAGGTCTCACCGAAGAAGCCGCCCTCGCCGCCGTTGACCAAGCCTGCCGGCGCCTGCGGCTACCGACGGTGCGGTCGATGATCGACCAGCACCTCACCGCCGCCGCGAAGCAGCAGCTGTCCTATCAGGGCTTCCTCGCCGAACTGCTCCTGGCGGAGGTCGACGACCGGGACCGGCGTTCGACCGTTCGACGCGTCAACGCCGCGGGGTTTCCTCGGGATAAGTGGTTGGCGGACTTCGACTTCGACGCCAACCCCGACATCGAAGCCGCCACTATCCACCAGCTCGCCACCGGCGACTGGATCCGCCACGGCCTACCGCTCTGCCTCATCGGCGACTCCGGGACAGGCAAGTCTCATCTGTTGATCGGCTTGGGCACCGCCGCTGCGGAGCAGGGCCTTAGGGTCCGCTACACCCTCGCCACGAAGTTGGTGAACGAGCTGGTCGAGGCCGCTGACGAGAAGCAGCTCGCGAAGACCATCAACCGCTACGGCCGCGTCGATCTGCTCATCATCGACGAGCTCGGCTACATGGAACTCGACCGCCGCGGCGCCGAACTGCTCTTCCAAGTCCTCACCGAACGCGAGGAGAAGAACAGCGTCGCGATCGCCTCCAACCAGTCTTTCTCCGGCTGGACCGACACCTTCACCGACCCCCGCCTCTGCGCAGCCATCGTCGACCGCCTCACATACCGCGGCACCATCATCGAAACCGGCACCCACAGCTACCGACTCGCACACACGCAGGCTGCGGACGTGTGATTGGGCGGGGCCTAGGCTTTGCGTCCCGCGGTGCCGTTCGTGCTGCCCGTCCACGGTTCACCGTTGGTGTCGTGCCCGATGATGGGCATGAACCCGACACCATCACTGCCTCCGTGGGTGGGTGTGATCTTGTTGCACTGAGGACAGTGAACCGTCCCGCTTCCCGTGCTCCACACCGTCGCGCCGCTACCTAGGCACACCTGTCGCGTAGTGATCGCTTCTACACCATCGGCTAGCTCAATCATGTTGCTCTCCTTTAGATCGGGATTCTGTGAGGATTTGATCTCGGTTGGATGTGCAGTCTCCGGGGGCTACGCACTCCCGTGCTGCCACCCTGACAAACCGGACTACGTGCGTTGGGCGAGCGAAAGCGCCGAAGCCCCGCCTGACCCTTTGATGGTCAGGCGGGGCTTCGGACAGGTCGCTGCGGTGCGGAGTTACGGATAGAGCTTCGTTCCGTAGTCTTCGCGACTATTGACTTCAGCGAGTTTGGCGCGCAGCCGGGTCCACCAGCTGGCGTCCTCCTGCTCAGGTGTGTCGGGTAGGGAACTGTTGTCGCGTGCGTGCGTCATGCTGATGCCCTATCCGTTGATTCCAGTGCAGGAGCGGTGATTCGCTGCGCCTTATGCCAGTGCTTGCACAGCGACGGCCTGGGGGCCGCGGTCGCCGGCCTCCTCCTCGAAGCTGACGCGGTCATTCTCGTCGAGGCTGCGGAAGCCACCATTGGCGACGATGCCGGAGAAGTGAACGAAGAGGTCCTTGCTACCGGAGTCCGGGGTGATGAACCCGAAGCCCTTGTCGGCGTTGAACCACTTGACGGTGCCCTGCTGAGCCATGCGATTACTCTCCTGAGTATCAAAAGTGTTGCAAGACCGAATGTTTCGATCTTGGGTATTGCGGAGGTACGCGAAAACAAAGCTACCGGGACTACTCACGGAGTTTGGGATGTGTCCGCCGCGGAAAATCTTCGCGAAACGAGCCACCAAGAAAATCAACCAACTTCACCGTAGCAGACATCCCGATCAGCGGCTAGGTCTAGCACCTCCCGACTTCGATCGAGCGACTCAGCTCATGCTCCACGCGAGCAACGCGGCGACCGCCGCTCCTAGGATCCACGGCCACTTGCGACGCCCCCGCGCGGGACCACTTTGCTCTAGATCTTCAGTCAACTTCCACTCCTACCCTCTAGAACGACGCCACGACTCAATGAGCGTCACTTCCACAGTGCCATAACGATCACCCGCCGCCAGGTGTGGTGTCACCCCAGACCTCGTCCACAGCCACCGGGGCCAAATCAACCCGCCCTCGTGGGGCCACTCCTAGTTGACATAGCCACCCGACCCTCGCCGACCGAATCCAGCCGGCGGACGATGCGCGTCGGAACCTCAGATTGATCACCTCTCAGGATGCAGTTGCATCTGAATCTCAGGCATTTGCCCCAGCAGGTACCCGCTTGCCCGCATCCAGGACGGCCACCCTTCGAGCACTATCTAATGGCTAATCCATTAGCCATGTCGATGCAGGTGGGGGGTCTATTTCGCTGCTCGACTGACGCTCTTGCGCTGCCACAAGCACGGAGCAGCTCCTACCTTTCGGGGTGCCGAGAGACGGCCAGGATCGATCCCGAAGGAGGGTGTCCCAAGTGGCGGACATTGAGGTCATCAACAACGTTTTTCGCTCCGGCTTCGAGATGACGGAGCTGGATTGGGGGAAGTGGCAGGAACCGGGGCGTGTGGGGGTCGATCGCTACCCGCTGTGGGTCCCAAGCGCGCAGGAGACTTCGGTTGGCATGCTGGTGCGGTATCCGGCCGGTGCGCACGGCGACTACCACGAACACCTCGGGTACGAGCTGATGCTCGTCCTTGAAGGGACTCTCGAGCACAGCAACGGGCAGACCTTCGTGGCCGGCGACCTCATCGTTGAGGAACCCGGCACCTTCCATCGGATGGCAACCGTCGAAGGCGCAACCATCCTTGCCATCCGCACTAAGCCCGCGGACCCGAGGCCGGAAGATGCCCCTGAAGTGCCGACCGAGATCCTGGAGGCACAGCGTTGACTGCATGCACTCACGATGCGCTGCGTGGACGCGAGGGACCAGCGCCGGTCCGGATCGCCGTTGTCGGCGGCGGACCACGTGGCCTATCGGTAGTTGAGCAACTGATTCTCGCTTGCAACTCGCCGATCACGATCGACGTCTTTGATTCCCGTTTCGTAGGCGGCGGGCGGATCTGGCATCCCGCGCAGAGTCCTCACCTGCTGATGAACACCCACGCGGCCGAGGTCACGATCTTCTCCGGTCCGATGGACGACGGCCCTGTACGGGCTGGCGCAGGCCCGTCGTTGGAGCAGTGGCTTGCCCCGGACGACGGGGTCTACAGCGGCTACGCGGCCCGAGCCGATTACGGAAAGTACCTGCGGTTCGCCTTCGAGGCGGTGGTCGCCAATGCTCCGGACGGAGTGACCGTGAACGAACGAACAGACACGGTGACGTCCATACGTCGAAACCGCGAAACGAAAGAGTTCGTCGTACAAACCACATCAGGACAGTCTCAGGTCTATCGCGCGGTTGTCTTGGCCACCGGTCATCCTCAGCCGCTCGATGGCGGCGTGGTGGCAACCCACAGACCAGGGAGCGCGCGGGTCATAGCTGGTGACTCCGCTGCGGATCTGCCCTTGGATGAAGTACTCCCGGGCCAGAACGTGGCGGCGCTGGGGATGGGACTCGCGTTCCACGATCTGGTCGCGCTCCTCACGCAGGGACGTGGGGGAACATTTGACCGGGATGACCTCGGCCGACTGGACTACCGCCCGAGTGGACAAGAGCCGTCGATTGTCGGAATTTCTCGCTCCGGCCTGCCCATACCGAGTCGTGGGCGAAATCAGAAGCCGGCCAACTTCACCTTCACCCCAAGACTGTGCACTGTTGATCGGATGGCGGAGCTTCGCCGAGACCGACAGGTCGACTTCGAGCGCGAAGTCGCTCCTTGGGTGCTGGCCGAGGCGGCCGCGTCCTTCTGCTTGACCAAGATCGCCAACGGCAGCTCTCCGGCTCTGGCAGAGGAGTTCGCCTCGCAGCTCATCACGATTCAGGGGCCAGACCCGGTCAGCGCCGTATATGAGCTGGCGAACACGTTCGGCGTCGAGGAGCGGCTGCCGACCTTGGAATCACTGGGCCGTCCCTTCGATGGCGTCGATTTCAGCTCGAGGGGCAGCTGGCACGAAGCAGTTGTCACCTATCTGGAAACCGACCTGCGTCATGCTCGGGAGGGAAATGTAACCAACCCTCTAAAGGCAGCCCTCGACACACTGCGCGACTTGCGTCCGTCGTTGCGAGCGGCCGTTGAGTTCGGGGGCATCACGCCAAGGTCACACGAGGACGCGTTCCTCGGTCGGTTCGTTCCCATGTACTCACTGCTCGTCGCGGGCCCACCCCCGCGGCGAATCGAGGAGCTACTGGCACTGATTCGCGCCGGCATTGTCACGATCGCAGGCCCAGGCGCCCGCATCGTAGACGATGGTCGGACCTTGGCCGTACGGTCACCCGCCGTGCCCGGAGCTATAGCGGTTGAGCGGGTTATTGACGCGCGCATCCCCAAATACGAAGTGGGACGCTGCCAATCCGTCCTATACCCGCAGCTCCTGGCCGACGGCCTGGTTCGCCGTTTTCGCCATGTTGGGGCGACAGCATCGGTTGAGACAGGTGCATGCGACGTCGACCCTGAGACTGGGTACGCCATCGGCGCGAACGGTGAAGTCGTTCCCGGGCTGGTGCTCTTGGGGATCCCAACAGAGCGCCTGCGCTGGTTCACGCAGATCGGCAATGGCCGCCCTTCCGTACGTAGCGGATTCACCGTCGATGCCGAGAAGGCCGCGCGGTCTGCTCTCATCGTTGCAAGGGAAGTGCACACGGTATGACTGAACTCGAAGCTGGAGATTTGTTCGCGCTTGCACGCCGGCACCTGATCGACTCCTATGACTTGCCTGAGGCGGTGGAGGACTTCACCTTCCCTGCCGTCCAGAGCTTCAACTGGGCTCACGACTGGTTCGACAGATACAGCCGGGGACGAAGCGACGTCGCCCTCTCCGGACCATCAGCGGGTGGAGAGTGGCTGGAAGTCAGCTACGCCCAGCTTTCAGCAGCATCCGACGGCGTGGCCATGAAGCTCATCGAAGAGGGTGCTGCGACTGGGGACCGCACTGTCATCGACATGCCCGCTTCAGTCGAACTGTATGCAGTCATCCTGGGGGTGCTGAAGACCGGCGGCGTTGCAATACCAGTTCACCACGGACTGCACCCGGAAGCATTGGCTGACCGCCTCGAAGTCGCCTCGCCGCACCGGATACTGACAGACGCAGCTATCGATGACCGGCGAACACTACCTGCAGCTGCACTGGTGGACTGGAACTGCAGCAACCAGGATCTTCACATGGCAAGCATCAGCGCGGATGCGCCGGCATTCGGCTGCTTCACATCAGGCACGACAGGACGGCCGAAACTCGCGCTTCACAGCAACAGGACCCACGGCATTGCCCATCTGTCCAGCCTCTACTGGAATCGCCTCGAAGCCGGCCAACGCCACCTGAACGTGAGCAGTCCTGGCTGGGCAAAGTTCTTCTGGAGCTCGTTCCTCGTCCCTCTCACCGCAGGTGCGACTGTCGTCGTCCGTCCGGAGGATCTGGGCCCCGATTCGTTCCAGGAGTTCGTCGAGACGCACTCCGTCGAGTCGGTCTGCGCGCCCGTAGCATTCCTCCGCGGATGTAGACTCACGCACTCTCCGAGAGTCCGAGTCCGCGACGTCACTTCAGTCGGAGAGGCCGTTCCCCCCACACTCAGGGAGCTCATGAAATCCACCTGGGGTGTGGGATTACGCGAAGGGTACGGGCAGACTGAGGCGACGGCGATCCTCGGGGAGCTCGCTACAAGGCCCGGCGCGCTATCCGTGCTACCTGGGTACAAGGTTGATCTGGCGCGTCATCCGGGCGAACCGGCGGCCCGACTCACCTTCTCGGCGCTTCCCGGGGGGTCCTTTCTCGGCTACCTGCGCGACGACGGATCGATCTCCCCACCACAACTGACCGACGGTTGCCAGTGGACCGGAGACTTCGCCACCGGCAATCCTGCGAACGGGAGCCTCCGCATCCTCGGCCGAGGGGATGATGTGTTCCGGAGCAACGGTCACCTCATAGCCCCGACAGAACTCGAGATTCTCCTCGAGCGGCACCACGATGTCTCGGCCGCCGCTGTTACCGCACACCGATCCGCCGACGGCGACCTGAGTCCTGTGGCGTTCGTAGTGCTCCGCCACAAGAGCACTCCGGAAGACGTCCGCGCGTGGGCCAACGCGAGACTGCCGCTTGAGGTCGACCTGGCATCCGTCACAGTGGTCGATCAACTACCCCGTTCAATCAACGGGAAGGTGCAGCGATCGCTCCTTGCAAGGACTCACCAAACGTAGATCGGGTAGTCACGAGCGCCGTTGTAACGGTTCCCGACCACGCCGATCAGAACAAGCACCACGGCAGCGGCACCAGCAAGGAGAACAAACTCCCAACCTGGCACCGCTGCCGTGGTCGCACCAATGACTGCCGTCGCCGCTGCCGGCGAGTGGGGGACGCGGGTGGCCATCATGGCCGCCAATGCAAGCGCCCCGGCCAGAGCGCCCAACCAAAGCGAGTGTCCAGCAAGTCCGACCAGTGCGCCCACCAGCGCGGAGATCATCTGCCCACCGACGACGTTTCGCGGCTGGGAGAGTGGCAACTTTGGAGCTCCGACGATGAGCGCCATGCTTGCCGCCAGCGGCGGTATCAACCACGGCAGGTCGGTGAGATGCGTCAGGGCGGCCAAGGCCATGAGCCCGGCGGCCGCAGCGACCAATGCAACCACGATGGTCCGTACCGGCGGCCTCGGAGGCGCCGAGGACTCCCACCACGGCTTTCGCGGCTCCGCCGGGGCTCCGGTGGACTGTGCGGACGGCACGTTGATCGAGCTTGAGGCTGACATACGACTCCTAACTAATGGCTAAGGCATTAGCCATGAGCCTAGGGGTATCATGAGGGCAGTGCAACCGCAGTGACACAGAGGACAGCAAGGCAGGTCGGGAAGTGCGCACCCAATACATCACCGAAGGGGTCCTAGTCCGCCCCCTGGAAGCTCCCGCCACCAACTTCTTGAGTACTCGGTTCTACGACGGTCGAGGCATCGTCGACCTCCTCGAGAGCTCCAGCGAAGCGCACCGATGGATGTCAACACTCGGAATCGAAATCCTTTTCCCCCGAACCTCTTTCGCTCCGAATGACGACGAGATGGCTGCTCTGCGCCAGCTCCGCGACACCGTCGAGTCTCTCTACCGGGCCACCGTCGACCAGGACGCCGCCCAGGCCGCGGAGCACCTCAACTCGGTGTTGGCCAGTGCCAGCATCCAGCTTGGAGCGCTCGCTACAGCCAATGACGAGGCCGCCGTGGCGACTTGGTCTACGGAGCCTACGAACCCGTTCGTCGAACTCACCGCTCAGATCGCAGTCACTGCGGCGCTGGCCACCACTGGACGTGCTGCGAAACACCTGCGAAAGTGCGAGGCGCCGAGGTGCGTCCTCTACTTCACCCAACACAACTCGCGGCAGCACTGGTGCAGCGACGTGTGCGGCAATCGAGTGCGGGTCTCCCGCGCAAGCAAGACGAAGTAGGCATCGGGAGCGTAACTCTCATTTGCACCGTCAAGCGCGGCCTTCGTACCTCGCAACCCTGGCTCGATTGCCACAAGCCGAGCTGCACCACTTCTGCCGAGTTACGTATGGAACGAAGTAGTGGAGACATTCAGCATGAGCGCAGTGGCGCAGCGCCAACTGAGGTGGCGCCGCCAGCGTAGCAGCGGCCGAGTCGATCACCGACTGCCTGAAGGCTTCGAAAGCGTCTCCCGCGCCGAATGCCGTCGACACCCCCGTATCGCTCACTAGAAACCTTGCAGCCAGACGATTTCGGTTGAGATAGGCGACCGCACTCCGAGTCTCGTCCGACGGGCTGGCATGCCCTGTCTGGACGGACGCAAGATGAGTAATCGCAAACCGCGTGGCTCGCAAGAGCAGGAGACGCCGTTTGTCGACCACCCAGGAGCAGTGGGGCTGCCTGCAATGTGTTGCCAGCGCCCATAGCCAGTCCTTGGCCGCGTCAAGATCCGACAACTGATCCACCAGAGCTCCGCGAAAGTTCGTTCGCGTATTGATGAGATTGACAGCCACCGGCTGTTCCGCCACAGGCATGCCAATACTCTTAGCTGACCATGGATTTGAAGTAGCCCTGGACACTATGAGCCTCCAGGAACGCCGACAGTACGCTGGCGACCAACGGACGAAATTCCGATGCGATAGCTCTGCAGCCACGACGAGGCGCCGACAGGTACGAACACGCACACGGATGTCCGCGAGGTCGTGTTGGGTAGTTCTGATTCTTGGTCCATCCGGTGTCACCCCATGCTTGACGTCACCTGAGCGCCACGCTGGCGCACAGTGGTAGCGCAGCGACTGATGCCACAAGATGGCTAGTCGCTGCGTTGCCGCATGGGTCGAGCACCCGGAGGGGATGCCGACGATGAGCAGTCTTCGAAGAAGACCTGCTGCGGGCTTCACGAGCACGGGCGGATCAGCGAGTCGGGCCGAAACCACAGTTGTCTGCTTGCGAAGTCAATAGTGACGGTAGCCAAGCCCAACTCGCGATGCAACCGAGTAGGGCGTGACACCGACCGCGCTAGACGGCTGGCCCTGACCCGCAGTCGATGCTCACCGCGACGATTCCAGGCGCTGTTCTGTGGTCGACGAACCAGGCTTTCGCAATGACCTCCATCCAGCCTCCGGTCAGAGCGCGCACTCGAGCTGAGACTGGAACTGGCGACGTAGGAGGGCGGGTCGCAGCCTCGACGATGGCCGATGTCACGGCGTCGCGATCGTCTGGATGGATGCCGTTGTTCTGACCAGTACTGAAGCCGTGCCCGATCCCCTCGGGCGGCCCGCCCAGCCAGCGAAGGACGTAAGGAGCGGCGGGGAATCTCAAATCCATGATCGCGATGTGTACATGCGCCGCGCGTGCGTTGCTGTCGGCGCAGATTGCATCCGCCAGGTTGCTGGGATAGGCAAGTTCAGGTCGGGCCCACCCCATGCCCAGGACGTCGCCGGAGGGCAGTCGTGCCTCGATTGCCTCCACAGTGGCGCGCCCCCCATCGTCCCCTACGACCCCTAGATCAGCCACTCTCGTGACACGGTCGGTCCGATCTGAACCTGCGCTCCTACCGACGGCAAGTTGGCGTTCTTGGTCCGCCGCGGTCAGCCAGTCGAGATGGCGCACAGCGTCGCCGAGAGCGGGAACGCGTGTGAAAAAATCCGCAGGACCGTGCACTACGCGATCGCGATGGTCCTCTGCCACCCCAAGCAAATCCATCGCCGAGGTTGACAGGTGGAGGCGCGGAGGTCCGCCGCCAACGGGATTTGACCACACCCACAAGGCGAGCCGCGAGGCGTACTCTCGTAGCGCCTCTGGTGTTGCCCTGTCACCAGACGCGACTACCGCTGCCAGAGCGGTGCCGACCGTCGGATGCAACACCGGATACCCCGTTCCCGCGTCCCCCGACACAGGCGTGGACCTGTCGAGTACCGCGCGTGCTGTGCTGTCGATTGATCGAAATACAGCCCCTCGGACCGCGTTTACCAAGCGCCTACCTGTCGAGCGAGTCCCATCGACCGCCAGCAGTCGAAGCTCACCGTCGCCGCCCAGGGTGACAACCCTCATCGATTCCATCTGCTCAGCCTCCACTTTCGGTCAGTAGCCGGCGCAAGACCAACTCTGCGGCCCGGTCGAGTTCTTACGCATGGGTTACATTCTTCCAGTGGTAGCTAGTACAGCGCGCCTCCGGCAGGCGGCGGACGATCTCTCCAAGAATCTGCTCCGGCCTGCCGCCGGGGAGATAGACACTCTCGACCAACTGCCGACCGACCACTTGGCGGCGCTCAGAGACTCGGGTCTGTTCAGCGTGCTCGCGGCAGATGCACCCATACCGCTGGTCTTCGACATCGGCGAGAGTCTCGTAGCGGCATGCCTGGCGACCGGATTCGTGTGGGCGCAACATCAAGGAGCGGTACTCCGATTGCTTTCGGCGCCAGGCCCAAGCCGGGACAAGTGGCTACCGCCGCTTCTCGCAGGCACCACGATCGCGGGCGTGACCTACAGCGGGCTTCCGAGCCACGGCGCTAGCCTCAGGTGCCACCGCCAAGCTAACGGCGAAATGATCCTCGCAGGCCAAGCACGGTTCGTGACCTCGTGGCCCTGGATCGGACTACTAATCGCCTGGGCCTACAACGAGGAAACCGACCGCGTGTACGCCTTCGCTGTTCCTTCGCCTCAGGAGCAACCCGAGACCCGGTCGACAACTCTCACCCTGCTAGCAGCAAATGCGTCCGCCACAGTTGCGCTGAGCGTAGGAAGTCCGTCCGGCACCCTCGCCGACGGTGGGTGGAGAGTCTCTCCCGATCAGATCCTGACCTCGATTCCCGGCCCATCTGGGACCAAGACTCCCCCAGCCTCGGCCCGTGCGAACGCCACTCTCGGACTCGGCTTGCTCGCAGGAATAGCGACGGACCTCCAGCATGTCGACCCGCGATCCGCCGAAATCGCACGAGCAGCCCGCACCAACCTGCGCAACCGCCTTGATGTGGCGACTGGAGACGCATCAAAGGCAGAAGAGATTCCAGCTGCGCGAGGCGAGCTGCTGCGCTCAACTATGGACGCAGCTCTAGCGCTGTACCGCTCCACGGGTTCCACTGCGACACTCGCAACGAGTCTGGCCGCTCGTCGCGTTCGTGAAGCTGCGTTCGCCCAGACGACAGCCACGACGTTGGAAGAGAGAAGGATCGCGCAAGGTTGAGTAAGCCCAATACGCTGCCGGTCAAGTTCTCCGACGCTAGCGTTGAATACCCAGCGAGCCGATCGATGCCGGTGGACACGTCCAAGCCTGATTCACTTGCCCGCCATCGTCT
Proteins encoded in this window:
- a CDS encoding FAD/NAD(P)-binding protein — translated: MTACTHDALRGREGPAPVRIAVVGGGPRGLSVVEQLILACNSPITIDVFDSRFVGGGRIWHPAQSPHLLMNTHAAEVTIFSGPMDDGPVRAGAGPSLEQWLAPDDGVYSGYAARADYGKYLRFAFEAVVANAPDGVTVNERTDTVTSIRRNRETKEFVVQTTSGQSQVYRAVVLATGHPQPLDGGVVATHRPGSARVIAGDSAADLPLDEVLPGQNVAALGMGLAFHDLVALLTQGRGGTFDRDDLGRLDYRPSGQEPSIVGISRSGLPIPSRGRNQKPANFTFTPRLCTVDRMAELRRDRQVDFEREVAPWVLAEAAASFCLTKIANGSSPALAEEFASQLITIQGPDPVSAVYELANTFGVEERLPTLESLGRPFDGVDFSSRGSWHEAVVTYLETDLRHAREGNVTNPLKAALDTLRDLRPSLRAAVEFGGITPRSHEDAFLGRFVPMYSLLVAGPPPRRIEELLALIRAGIVTIAGPGARIVDDGRTLAVRSPAVPGAIAVERVIDARIPKYEVGRCQSVLYPQLLADGLVRRFRHVGATASVETGACDVDPETGYAIGANGEVVPGLVLLGIPTERLRWFTQIGNGRPSVRSGFTVDAEKAARSALIVAREVHTV
- a CDS encoding cold-shock protein, whose translation is MAQQGTVKWFNADKGFGFITPDSGSKDLFVHFSGIVANGGFRSLDENDRVSFEEEAGDRGPQAVAVQALA
- a CDS encoding CGNR zinc finger domain-containing protein; this encodes MPVAEQPVAVNLINTRTNFRGALVDQLSDLDAAKDWLWALATHCRQPHCSWVVDKRRLLLLRATRFAITHLASVQTGHASPSDETRSAVAYLNRNRLAARFLVSDTGVSTAFGAGDAFEAFRQSVIDSAAATLAAPPQLALRHCAHAECLHYFVPYVTRQKWCSSACGNRARVARYEGRA
- a CDS encoding acyl-CoA synthetase — its product is MTELEAGDLFALARRHLIDSYDLPEAVEDFTFPAVQSFNWAHDWFDRYSRGRSDVALSGPSAGGEWLEVSYAQLSAASDGVAMKLIEEGAATGDRTVIDMPASVELYAVILGVLKTGGVAIPVHHGLHPEALADRLEVASPHRILTDAAIDDRRTLPAAALVDWNCSNQDLHMASISADAPAFGCFTSGTTGRPKLALHSNRTHGIAHLSSLYWNRLEAGQRHLNVSSPGWAKFFWSSFLVPLTAGATVVVRPEDLGPDSFQEFVETHSVESVCAPVAFLRGCRLTHSPRVRVRDVTSVGEAVPPTLRELMKSTWGVGLREGYGQTEATAILGELATRPGALSVLPGYKVDLARHPGEPAARLTFSALPGGSFLGYLRDDGSISPPQLTDGCQWTGDFATGNPANGSLRILGRGDDVFRSNGHLIAPTELEILLERHHDVSAAAVTAHRSADGDLSPVAFVVLRHKSTPEDVRAWANARLPLEVDLASVTVVDQLPRSINGKVQRSLLARTHQT
- a CDS encoding cupin domain-containing protein, which produces MADIEVINNVFRSGFEMTELDWGKWQEPGRVGVDRYPLWVPSAQETSVGMLVRYPAGAHGDYHEHLGYELMLVLEGTLEHSNGQTFVAGDLIVEEPGTFHRMATVEGATILAIRTKPADPRPEDAPEVPTEILEAQR
- a CDS encoding CGNR zinc finger domain-containing protein, coding for MRTQYITEGVLVRPLEAPATNFLSTRFYDGRGIVDLLESSSEAHRWMSTLGIEILFPRTSFAPNDDEMAALRQLRDTVESLYRATVDQDAAQAAEHLNSVLASASIQLGALATANDEAAVATWSTEPTNPFVELTAQIAVTAALATTGRAAKHLRKCEAPRCVLYFTQHNSRQHWCSDVCGNRVRVSRASKTK
- the istB gene encoding IS21-like element helper ATPase IstB gives rise to the protein MSTTTSKSQATKLAPSLRRRGGLTEEAALAAVDQACRRLRLPTVRSMIDQHLTAAAKQQLSYQGFLAELLLAEVDDRDRRSTVRRVNAAGFPRDKWLADFDFDANPDIEAATIHQLATGDWIRHGLPLCLIGDSGTGKSHLLIGLGTAAAEQGLRVRYTLATKLVNELVEAADEKQLAKTINRYGRVDLLIIDELGYMELDRRGAELLFQVLTEREEKNSVAIASNQSFSGWTDTFTDPRLCAAIVDRLTYRGTIIETGTHSYRLAHTQAADV
- a CDS encoding HPP family protein yields the protein MSASSSINVPSAQSTGAPAEPRKPWWESSAPPRPPVRTIVVALVAAAAGLMALAALTHLTDLPWLIPPLAASMALIVGAPKLPLSQPRNVVGGQMISALVGALVGLAGHSLWLGALAGALALAAMMATRVPHSPAAATAVIGATTAAVPGWEFVLLAGAAAVVLVLIGVVGNRYNGARDYPIYVW